The Brevibacillus humidisoli DNA segment CTATACGATGCGTGGAAAAAAAGGAGTACAGCTGACCTTGTCAGATGGCAAGAAATTGCTGATAGGCTCCCAGCATCCACAAACATTGGCTGAATCGATTAAAAAAGCAATAGATCGGGCAGATAATCGGAACGTTTGATGCCGATGCCTGCCTTTTCTTTTTGTCGAAAACGTGGTACAACTGGTGAGAAATCAGATAGAGGGGTTTAAGAGATGCTGAACCAACAGAAAGACTGGTTGATGAAGATAGAGGCCTGGAGAGAAAACAGCAACGACCGTACCCATTTTTCTGAAGGGGAGGCGTATCAACTACTGCGTCGCCTGGAAGAGGCCAGGGCAGAGGCAGGAGGGGGGGGAAACGGGACACCTCTGGAAGAATTGGACAGGGCGGAAGCGGTCGTTTTGACACGTTTGGCAGAAGCGAGAATGTCGCGACCGGACGGACTGGCATTGGCAGAAGAGTGGCTGGACAGAGCCCGTCAGCTCGATCCGGCGTACGCTCCGGCAGCGGTGCTGCAGTGTTGCCTGTTCCTGCAGATGCTTCGCGAGCAGAGTCCGTTTCAAGATCTGCCTGTCATTCGCGAGACGGACAATCCGGCGGCACGGAAACGGCAGACGGAAGCGCTGCGGGTGGCAGTGGACGAACAGATCCGGCAGGCAAGATTGTGGCGGACACATCTGGAGCGGGGAAAAGCAGCAGCGTTGACGGCGGGAGAGGAGGCAGCAAGCGACCTGTATACCCAATTGGCCGTGCTGCTGACTGAACTGGAGTCCGGACTGCTCTCAGTCGCTGAGCAAGCCCGAACCTACGCCAAATCGCTGGAGGGCATGTTTTATTCATCCGAATCGCTGCAGCAATTGCAAAAGGCTGTCCGGGAACTAGGCGAAAAGCGGGCCACATGGGACCAGCTGTTGGCTGAGCGAGAAGAATCGGACGTGGGGAGTATCGAACACGCACCATCCGCATTGGAACAGATTGATCAATTGATCGGTATGGAAGTGATCAAACACCGGGTCAGACAGTTGGCCCAGTTTCTACAGTATCGGCAGCTGCGGAGCAAAAAGGGGTGGACTCTGCGTGATTCGCCCGATCTGCACCTGGTCTTGATGGGAAATCCTGGAACCGGCAAAACCACATTGGCCCGCCTGCTGGCCCGGCTGTATCACGAACTGGGGCTGCTGGAGCGGGATGAGGTAATCGAAGTGGATCGCTCCCATCTCATCGGCGCTTATGTCGGGCAGACGGAGCAGCGGACGATGGAGGCGATCAAGCGGGCTGTTGGCGGTGTACTTTTCATCGATGAAGCGTACAGTTTAAAACGTGCCGACAGTCATGGCAGCGACTACGGGCAGGTGGCGATCGATACGCTGGTCGCTGCCATGACCAGTGGGGAACTGGCTGGCAAGTTTGTGGTCATTCTGGCAGGCTATCCGGAGGAAATGCGCCAATTCTTGTCGGCCAATCCGGGATTGCGCAGTCGTTTTCCGGAGACAGGCCATTTTCTGTTACCGGATTACAGCGATGAAGAACTGCTGGCGATTGCCGAAGATATGGCACAGCGAAACGACTATAGCCTGACGGAGGAGGCCAAGCGGGTGTTTCTCCGGCGAATTGAACGAGAACGGGTGGACGCATCGTTCGGCAACGCACGCACCGCGCGAAACCTGGTGCTCGACGCGATTTTTGCCAAAGGAAGACAGTTGGCGGAAACGGAAGGACACTTAGGCATTGACGATTTCACCGTGTTGTATCCCGAAGATGTCGCCGCTGATCCCTGTGACCTCTCGACTGATCGAGAAGACTCAATTGCCCGCACCATCGATGAACAACTGGAAGGCATGGTAGGATTGGTCGAATGGAAGGCGGAGATGTGCAAGCTGGCCGCTTTTTTAACGGTCCAGCAGGAGCGGCAGCAGCGTGGGCTTCCCGTGCTGCCGGTAGAGCTGCACGCTGTATTTAGTGGAAACCCGGGAACCGGCAAAACCACGGCTGCTCGTCTGTACGCCCGCATCTTGCGTCAGGTGGGCTACCTGAAACGAGGCCATTTGGTAGCCGCGAGCCGTGCTGACCTGGTGGCGGGCTATGTGGGACAGACGGCGATCAGGACGAAACAGAAGGTTCGCGATGCACTGGGAGGAGTGCTGTTTATCGATGAGGCGTACAGCCTGTTCGCGTCGAGTGAGAACGACTTTGGCAGCGAGGCGGTCGATACGCTCGTCGACGAGATGACCAAGCATGAAGAGAATCTGGTTGTTGTGCTGGCAGGCTATCCGGCGCAGATGGAACGGCTGCTGGCGAGCAATCCCGGTCTCTCTTCCCGGTTTAAGAAGTACTATCTGTTTGCCGACTATACGGCTGGTGAACTGCATCAAATCCTGCTTCGGGCAGCAGCCGCAAAAGGGTATCTGTTGACGGAGGATACAGGCAGCGCCATCTTGGCCCACCTGCAAAAACTGGAGCAGGAACAGCAGCTTCACGGCAATGCCCGCTTTGTTCACAATCTGCTGCAGGAAGCGATACAGCATCAGGCGGTGAGATTGGTCAACCGCCCCTTGAGTGAACAGTCTGCCGAGATCTTGCAGGAACTGCGCTGGGAGGATTTTGCTCCGCTCTTTCCAGCAGTGGATGGAGTAGATGAAGAAAGCTCTGGCTAACGCTGCTGCCGGAGCTTTTTGTTACCCATCTCCCCCCAGTTGTTCGTGAATGCGGAGCGCCATTTCCAGACAAAGCCGGTGCTCCGGTAGCAGATAGGAATCGCCGAGCAGCTCCTTAATCTTCTCCAATCGATGATAGAGCGTCTGGCGGCGGATAAACAGCTTTTCCGCCGCTTCCTGTTTATTTGCATGGTGGTCGAGGAATAGGCGAAGTGTGGTCACCAATTGACTGTTATGCTGCTTGTCGTAGCGAATTAATGGCCCGAGGTAATCGTCGACAAACGACCGCTGCGTGTAGCGGTCCTGTGGAGACAGCAGCAGCCGGAACACCCCCAGATCACTGTAAAATGGACTGCTTGCCCAATTATGGCTGAAGATAGCTTGTTCCGCCTCATGAAAATGACGAGACGCTGTTTCATAGCGGTTGGAGACGCGACTAATTCCCCAAAAGATCGTTTGATCCCCTCCCAGTCCCTTCCGTATGATCTCGTTTACTTCACCGATCGCCTTCTCCATCTTCTCCCTCAGGTTGTCGGCCCTCTCCACCAGCAGCAGCAAATAGAGCCGCTGCCCCCGACTGCGCAGCAGGGGGCGAAAGCCACATCTTTTGAGCAGCACTCGAAAGAGACTGAGCAGATCCGTAAACAATGGGCTGCCGTCCGCCAATACGGCTGGTCGTTCCTGCCCAATCTCCATTATCGCTGCCAGATAGAGGGGCGGGTTTTCCCATGAGTCGATGCCGAGCAGCAGGCGCAGCTGCTCTTCTGACAGCGAACCTCCTTGCAGCAGTTGATCGAGCAGCGCGTCTTGCTTGTCGCGCGTTCGTTCCTCCGCGACCATCTTCCGCAGCAGGATCTGGGCAATGGCAGATGCTGTGTAATCGAGTGTTAGCAACAGGAACTCGTCGGCAGTCCGTTCATACAGGATGATCCCCACGTACGCCAAGACATGCCCCATCGCCGTAATCGGTTGGTAGATAATCGTTTTTTTATCAGATATGGCAAGGAGACCGTCGTTTCTTTGCGACAGACGGCCTGCTGATGCTGACTGCTGCAGCAGTTCCACCAACTCCGTTTGCACGGACTGCGGCATGGCGGGGACAAACAGGGGGGCGCCCTCAAGCGGATAGTACACGGTTTGCATCTGAACGGTTGCCTGCAGGCGCTGCAGGATACGGGTTAGTCCATTTGGCTGCAGGCTTAGCTGCTGCAGATCCCGTGTATAGGCTTCCAGCCTACGCAGCACCTCGGTATGGCGATTGACGATCCGTTCATGCAGGTCAAGCGTGATGTCGACAAACCGCACCGGCTGCTGAAACGCTATCAACGGGAACTGGTGATAATCGGCAAACTCGCACATGTCAGTAGGGATCTGCCGGATGTACTGTCCCAGCTCGATGCACACGCCGACTGCGCCACGCTCCATCACGCCCTGCAGATAGGCAAGCCGCTTCTCCGAATCGCTGCCGAAGCCGACTCCGGTTGAGAGGATCAGTTCGCCGCCGTTTAGAAACACGTGATTCTCGGGCGTTTCCAGGATGTGCACCCAACGAACCGAACGGTGCAGTCCGCCCCTGCCGGCGATCACTACAGCGTGGCGGAATAGCGGACGCTTCAAAGCCTCGGCCACGGTAAGTCTCCAATCTGAATTCATGAGCATTCTTCCTTTTCGTTTGACAGTTTGTCAAAACATTCCCGGCGGGAAGCTGACAGGTCGTCAGATGTTCGAGTGGGAATATTCTGATAAAATACAGTCGTACACCTCTTCATAAAGGAGTGACGATGATGAAGATGACTACCGGACAGGTCTTACAGAACTATATCAACGGAAAGTGGATCGATTCGCACACGGAGCACTATGAAGAGATCCCCAATCCGGCCACTGGTGAACTGCTGTCACGTGTGCCGCTCTCGACGAAGCAGGAGGTAGACGACGCGGTACAAGCGGCACGTGCCGCCTTTCCGATCTGGAGTGAAACACCGGTTGTGGAGCGAGCACGGGTGATGTTCCGCTTTCAGCACCTGCTCGTACAGCATCAGGACGAACTGGCGCGAATGATTACGTTGGAAAACGGTAAAAATCTGCCGGAAGCCCAGGCGGAGTTGCTGCGCGCCATTGAGATGGTGGAGTTTGCCTGTGGCATGCCCACGCTGATGATGGGAGAGACGCTCCCGTCGATCGCAAAAGGGATTGACTCCGAGACCATCCGCATGCCGCTTGGCGTAGTGGCTGGGATTACGCCATTCAACTTCCCGGTAATGGTACCGATGTGGATGTACCCGCTGGCGATTACCGCCGGCAACACATTTGTCCTGAAGCCCTCGGAGCGCACCCCGCTCTCTTGTATCCGCATCAGCGAACTGTTGGAGGAAGCGGGTCTGCCTGCTGGAGTCTTCAATGTCGTCAATGGCGGCCGAGACGTGGTCAACGGACTTTTGGAGCATCCAGAAGTAAAAGCGATCTCGTTCGTCGGTTCTCAGCCGGTTGCCGAGTACGTCTACAAGACGGCGGCAGCCTACGGCAAGCGGGTGCAGGCCCTGGGCGGTGCCAAAAACCATCATCTGGTCATGCCCGACACCGACCTCAGTAGGGCGGCGAAGACGATTGTCAGCTCTGCGTTTGGCTGCGCCGGTGAGCGATGCATGGCGGCAAGTGTGGCCGTCGTTGTAGACTCTGTCGCCGATCAACTGGTTCAATACCTGATCGAAGAGTCGGATGGGCTTAAGATGGGCAATGGGCTGGATGAAGGCGTCGACCTGGGTCCGTTGATTCGGCAGTCCCATCTGGAGCGGGTCCACCGTTACATTGAGCGCGGTATAGAGGAAGGAGCGTCTCTCGTCCGTGATGGCCGACAGGATGCGCTCGCGTATGAGAATGGGTACTATCTCGGACCCACGGTTGTCGATCAGGCAAACCCGGAAATGGTGATCGTTCGCGACGAGATATTTGCCCCTGTGCTCAGTGTCGTACGTGTTAAAGACTTTGAAGAGGGGCTGAAAGTGATCAGCAAATCCCGCTATGGCAACGGTGCCTGCATCTACACCAACAGCGGCAGGCTGGGGCGAGAGTTTGTACAGCGGGTCGAAGCGGGTATGGTTGGCGTTAATGTAGGTGTGCCGGCACCGATGGGATTCTTTCCGTTTTCCGGCTGGAAACAATCGTTCTACGGTGATCTGCATGCCAATGGCAAGGACGGGATCGCTTTTTATACCAAGAAAAAAACAGTCACGACCCGCTGGTTCGATGACGGTGAGGTCTCCATCGGTTCGCAGCAGACGTTTGTCAAATAAACTGTACCATGTTTGGGATACGTGGTGGAAGGGGGAACGGGAATGAGCAAGGATCAAGTCGTGTCCGAATCGCTCAGCAAGGATGCGCTATTGGCGAAAGATCGTGTCCACATGTGGCACCATATGTCACCCTACAATCCCAATCCGATGATCGTGACGGAAGCAAGCGGGGCTTGGGTGACTGATATCGATGGCAACCGTTTTCTTGACGGGATGAGCGGATTATGGTGCGTCAATATCGGATATGGCCGTCAGGAGTTGGCCGAGGCGGCCTACGAGCAGTTGAAGCAGTTGGCGTATTTTCCGCTGACACAGAGCCATGTGCCGGCGATCCGACTGGCGGAGAAGGTGAGTGAGTGGCTCGGGGGCGAGTACCGCGTTTTCTTCTCCAACAGTGGTTCAGAGGCGAACGAGGTGGCTTTCAAGATGGCCCGCCAGTATCATCACCAAAACGGTGAATCGGGCCGCTTCAAGTTTATCTCCCGTCACCGTGCTTACCATGGCAATACGATGGGCGCGCTGGCCGCCACCGGTCAGGCCGTGCGCAAGTACAAGTATGAACCACTGGCGCCAGGCTTCCTCCATGTCTCTCCTCCTTATTGCTACCGCTGTCCGTTCGGCAAGACCTACGGCAGTTGCAGCCTGGAATGCGCCGAGGTGTTTGACGAGGTGATCAACTGGGAGGGGGCGCAGACCGTTGCCGCCGTCATCATGGAACCGACAATTACCGGCGGTGGGGTGATCGTACCGCCGCAGGAGTATCTGAGCAAAGTGAGACAGATCTGTGACAAGTACGGCGTGTTGCTGATCATCGATGAGGTGATCTGTGGGTTTGGCCGCTCTGGCCAAAAGTTCGGCCATCAGAACTTCGGGATCAAACCGGACATTGTGACGATGGCTAAAGGGATCACCAGTGCTTATCTGCCGCTCTCCGCAACAGCAGTACGCAAGGAGGTTGCCGACAAGTTTCTCGATCAAGGCCTGGACCAACACTTCCGCCATGTCAATACCTTTGGAGGCAATCCCGCTGCTTGTGCGCTGGCGCTTCGCAATCTGGAACTGCTGGAAGAGGAGCAGTTGATCCAACGGGCTGAGCAGCTTGGCACGGAACTTCGTCAGAAGCTGGCGGTGCTGGAAGATCACCCCCATGTAGGAGACATCCGCAGCTTTGGGTTCCTCTGCGGGATCGAGATGGTGGAGAACCGCACAACCAAGGAACCGGCTGTTCCAGACAAGGTAACCCGGATCATCGCCGAATGTAAAAAAAGAGGCCTGATCGTTGGCCGCAACGGAGATACCGTACCGGGTTTCAACAATATTCTCACCCTCTCACCGCCATTTGCGACGGCCGACGAAGATTTGGACTTTATCGTTCGGGTCCTGCAGGAGGCGTTCGAGACAATCAAGTAACAAAGCGGGGTGATTCCCGTTACGGATGGGATCACCCCTGCTTTTCATCGGCTTTGTCAGCAGCCTGCTGCGTCAGCTTTTCCTCTTGAAAAGATCGGAGGCCGCGTACAAACAAATCGAGAATCACCTCGTGCTGAGTCTTGCTGGATACGTGGTTTCGGATCTGCTCCAGTTCGGCAGCCAATTCGGAGTCAAGGTGCAGATTGATCGTCTTTCCCTTGCTGCGAGGAAGGATTTCATAGTGAGCTGTTCTCTTTTTTACGATACCGTCGATTACCGCTTCCCGCTTCAACACCCTTTTGTCCGGCAGGTAGATACAGTCGGCTTGCAACCGAATCTGGCTCATCGCTTCGTCAAAGCTAATGCTGAGGGGGCGCTCGTGTCGTTTGTGGTAGTCACGGATTTCCCGGCAGAGATGCTGATGCTCCAGTGTGTTGGGGAGCGTCAGTGTAACGATAGGGGTCATCGCTTTTCCCTGGCGGCTGACAGATGATGCTCGGGAATCTCCCGCACGATCTTGCTGCTCATCTCCACCTGTACGGTGTAGACAAAAAAGAGCTCAGCGGACAGATCAGCGGCGATGACGACAGCCGTTTGTCCTTCTGCGTCCGGAACATAGGCAGAAGAGTCAATCCGTACCCGATCCAGCACTTCATAGCGAGGCTGAAGCAGTCCTTTTTGATAAAGAAAACGATAGACT contains these protein-coding regions:
- a CDS encoding AAA family ATPase; the protein is MLNQQKDWLMKIEAWRENSNDRTHFSEGEAYQLLRRLEEARAEAGGGGNGTPLEELDRAEAVVLTRLAEARMSRPDGLALAEEWLDRARQLDPAYAPAAVLQCCLFLQMLREQSPFQDLPVIRETDNPAARKRQTEALRVAVDEQIRQARLWRTHLERGKAAALTAGEEAASDLYTQLAVLLTELESGLLSVAEQARTYAKSLEGMFYSSESLQQLQKAVRELGEKRATWDQLLAEREESDVGSIEHAPSALEQIDQLIGMEVIKHRVRQLAQFLQYRQLRSKKGWTLRDSPDLHLVLMGNPGTGKTTLARLLARLYHELGLLERDEVIEVDRSHLIGAYVGQTEQRTMEAIKRAVGGVLFIDEAYSLKRADSHGSDYGQVAIDTLVAAMTSGELAGKFVVILAGYPEEMRQFLSANPGLRSRFPETGHFLLPDYSDEELLAIAEDMAQRNDYSLTEEAKRVFLRRIERERVDASFGNARTARNLVLDAIFAKGRQLAETEGHLGIDDFTVLYPEDVAADPCDLSTDREDSIARTIDEQLEGMVGLVEWKAEMCKLAAFLTVQQERQQRGLPVLPVELHAVFSGNPGTGKTTAARLYARILRQVGYLKRGHLVAASRADLVAGYVGQTAIRTKQKVRDALGGVLFIDEAYSLFASSENDFGSEAVDTLVDEMTKHEENLVVVLAGYPAQMERLLASNPGLSSRFKKYYLFADYTAGELHQILLRAAAAKGYLLTEDTGSAILAHLQKLEQEQQLHGNARFVHNLLQEAIQHQAVRLVNRPLSEQSAEILQELRWEDFAPLFPAVDGVDEESSG
- a CDS encoding PucR family transcriptional regulator, which produces MNSDWRLTVAEALKRPLFRHAVVIAGRGGLHRSVRWVHILETPENHVFLNGGELILSTGVGFGSDSEKRLAYLQGVMERGAVGVCIELGQYIRQIPTDMCEFADYHQFPLIAFQQPVRFVDITLDLHERIVNRHTEVLRRLEAYTRDLQQLSLQPNGLTRILQRLQATVQMQTVYYPLEGAPLFVPAMPQSVQTELVELLQQSASAGRLSQRNDGLLAISDKKTIIYQPITAMGHVLAYVGIILYERTADEFLLLTLDYTASAIAQILLRKMVAEERTRDKQDALLDQLLQGGSLSEEQLRLLLGIDSWENPPLYLAAIMEIGQERPAVLADGSPLFTDLLSLFRVLLKRCGFRPLLRSRGQRLYLLLLVERADNLREKMEKAIGEVNEIIRKGLGGDQTIFWGISRVSNRYETASRHFHEAEQAIFSHNWASSPFYSDLGVFRLLLSPQDRYTQRSFVDDYLGPLIRYDKQHNSQLVTTLRLFLDHHANKQEAAEKLFIRRQTLYHRLEKIKELLGDSYLLPEHRLCLEMALRIHEQLGGDG
- a CDS encoding CoA-acylating methylmalonate-semialdehyde dehydrogenase, producing the protein MKMTTGQVLQNYINGKWIDSHTEHYEEIPNPATGELLSRVPLSTKQEVDDAVQAARAAFPIWSETPVVERARVMFRFQHLLVQHQDELARMITLENGKNLPEAQAELLRAIEMVEFACGMPTLMMGETLPSIAKGIDSETIRMPLGVVAGITPFNFPVMVPMWMYPLAITAGNTFVLKPSERTPLSCIRISELLEEAGLPAGVFNVVNGGRDVVNGLLEHPEVKAISFVGSQPVAEYVYKTAAAYGKRVQALGGAKNHHLVMPDTDLSRAAKTIVSSAFGCAGERCMAASVAVVVDSVADQLVQYLIEESDGLKMGNGLDEGVDLGPLIRQSHLERVHRYIERGIEEGASLVRDGRQDALAYENGYYLGPTVVDQANPEMVIVRDEIFAPVLSVVRVKDFEEGLKVISKSRYGNGACIYTNSGRLGREFVQRVEAGMVGVNVGVPAPMGFFPFSGWKQSFYGDLHANGKDGIAFYTKKKTVTTRWFDDGEVSIGSQQTFVK
- a CDS encoding aspartate aminotransferase family protein → MSKDQVVSESLSKDALLAKDRVHMWHHMSPYNPNPMIVTEASGAWVTDIDGNRFLDGMSGLWCVNIGYGRQELAEAAYEQLKQLAYFPLTQSHVPAIRLAEKVSEWLGGEYRVFFSNSGSEANEVAFKMARQYHHQNGESGRFKFISRHRAYHGNTMGALAATGQAVRKYKYEPLAPGFLHVSPPYCYRCPFGKTYGSCSLECAEVFDEVINWEGAQTVAAVIMEPTITGGGVIVPPQEYLSKVRQICDKYGVLLIIDEVICGFGRSGQKFGHQNFGIKPDIVTMAKGITSAYLPLSATAVRKEVADKFLDQGLDQHFRHVNTFGGNPAACALALRNLELLEEEQLIQRAEQLGTELRQKLAVLEDHPHVGDIRSFGFLCGIEMVENRTTKEPAVPDKVTRIIAECKKRGLIVGRNGDTVPGFNNILTLSPPFATADEDLDFIVRVLQEAFETIK